The DNA window CAGGGCTTGGTGCGCTTCAAGGCAGGCATCACGCTAGACGCTTTGCAGGCTCAGGCGGCTGCGCAAACCGATCTGGCCGCCGCTCAGGCCATGCAGCAGGCCAAGGCGGCGCTCTTTGCGCGGTTCAACGCGCCACGGCAACAGGCCTGACAGGGGGCCACTCTGCGCCGCGGGGAACGGATCCATCCCAACCCGCTCAGATCCAAACAGAAAAGACGGCGCGCGTGGGCAGTGCTTGCAGCAAGACTGGAGGGGGGCCTCCGGCGGCCTGGCAGGGGCCTTCCAATCAAAGGTCCAAGCCACAACCCAACCCTCTTTACACTGACCCTTTCAACTTCGATCAACCCGACTTCAAAGAACCCAACTCAACCTGGCTTCAGGCTCATTCCTGAATTAGAAAATACTGTTAGGGCGACGCTGAACAAGTCCCTCGTGCGCATCGCATCCGCGCCTCGGGCGGTCTGCGGCGTTGCAAATCCGCGCCATAGCTTGGGCTATGGCTGTGGTTTGCGCCTTGCATCCCACCCCGATGCGCGGCGCGCTGCATCACGGGAACTTGTTCAGCGTCGCCTTAGACTAGACTTGGTCTGAATGCAATCCCGAGTGGAGGCTCCTGCCGTGCAAACCGTGAACATCTACGACGCCAAGACCCGGCTGTCCCAACTGGTCGACAAGGCCGCCTCGGGAGAGGATGTGGTGGTCTGCCGCAACGGCAAGCCCCTGGTCCGCATCACTCGGCTGCAAGAGCCGAAGCGTCGCATCAAGTTTGGCCTCCTGAAGGGCAAGCTGACCGTCCCGACAGACTTCGACGCGCCTTTGCCCGACGATGTGCTGGCCGGCTTCGAGGGACGCTGATGCGCCTGCTGCTGGACACGCACATCTTCTTGTGGGCCGTTGCGGGGTCACCGCTGCTCAAAGCCCCAGCCCGCCGCCTCATCGAGTCCGCCGACGAGGTCTACGTCTCGGCAGCCTCCATCTGGGAGGTCGCCATCAAGGCCCGCCTGGGAAAGATCGAGACAGACCCGCACGCGTTGGCGGCAGCCATCGAGGCGAGCGGGTTCCTGGAACTTCCCGTCAGAGCGACGCATGCTGCCGGCGTGGCCCAGCTTGCGCTTCACCACAACGACCCATTCGACCGGCTCCTGATGGCCCAAGCACGGGTCGAGCCGCTCAGGTTGGTCACTGTCGACGCGATGCTGGCCAAGCACAGCGACGTTGTGGTCCTGGTCTGAATCGTTGTCGATGCCCGTGCACTGAGATCGCAAGCCCGAGCCAACGCTTGCTCGAAGCCATCGGCATGCCGGTCACCAGCACGATTGGGTGACAGCGCCTTGTTGAAAGCCGTGTTTGGCATTTGCGCGACAACCGGGTCAGGTCCCGGATGACGCGACCCGGATCCACCGCGCAGCCTTTTCCGCAATCATCAGCGTCGGGCTGTTGATGTTGCCGCTGGGAATGACGGGCATCACGCCCGCATCCACCACGCGCAGGCCTTCGATGGTGCTCCCGCGTCCGTCGCGCAGACGCAGGCGGGTGTCGACCACGGCTTGCGGATCGTCCAAGCGGCCCATCGCGGTGGTGCCGGCGGGGTGGAAGATGGTGGTGGCGATGTCGCCGGCCAGGCGCGCCAGTTCTTCGTCCGTCCGGAACTGAACCCCGGGCTTGAATTCCTCCGGCTGGTACTGCGCCAGCGCCGGCTGGGCGACGATGCGGCGGGTGAGGCGCAGGCTGTCGGCGGCCACTTGCCGGTCGGCCTCGGTGCTCAGGTAGTTGGGCGCGATGGCCGGGGCGTCTTCGAAGCGCGGACTGGTGATGCGCACCGTGCCGCGGCTGCCGGGGTTGAGGTTGCAGACGCTGGCGGTGAAGGCGTCGAAGCCGTGGAGCGGTTCACCGAAGGCATCCAGGCTCAGCGGCTGGACGTGATACTGGATGTTGGGGTGCGTGTACTGCGCGCTGCTGCGGGTGAACACGCCGAGCTGGCTGGGCGCCATGCTCATCGGCCCGCTGCGCTTGAGCGCGTATTCCAGCGCGATGGCGGCCTTGCCCCAGGCGCTGGCGGCGCGGGTGTTGAGGGTGCGCGTGCCCTGCACCTTGAACACGGCGCGAATCTGCAGATGGTCTTGCAGATTGGCGCCCACCCCGGGCAGATCGGCCACGGGCGCAATGCCATGCTGCCGCAGCAGGGCGGCCGGGCCGATGCCCGAGAGTTGCAGGATTTGCGGCGAGCCGATCGCCCCGGCGCTGAGGATGACTTCGCCCTTGGCGTGCGCCGTCACCATCTCCTGGCCGGTCCACACCTCCACGCCGCTGCAACGCAGGCTGCCGTCGGGCTGGGTGTCGATGCGCAGGCGCGAAACCTGCGCCGAGGTCCACAGCTCGAAGTTGGGCCGGCCGTAGCAGGTGGGGCGCAGAAACGCCTTGGCGGCGTTCCAGCGCCAGCCCGCCTTCTGGTTGACCTCGAAGTAGCTCACGCCCTCGTTCGTGCCGCGGTTGAAGTCGTCGGTGGCGGGAATGCCGGCTTGCTGCGCGGCCCGGGCGAAGGCGTCGAGAACGTCCCAGCGCAGGCGCTGCTGCTCCACGCGCCATTCGCCGCCGTGGCCGTGCCATCGGGCGAAGTCGGGGTCGGCCTCGGCCGGGTCGTCGCCGCGCCAGTGATTTTCGTGGGCGATGAAGTCGGGCAGGCAGGCGTTCCAGTTCCAGGACTCGTCGCCGAGTTGCTGCGCCCAGGCGTCGTAGTCGCGCGCCTGGCCGCGCATGTAGATCATGCCGTTGATGCTGCTGCACCCGCCCAGCACTTTGCCGCGCGGGTAGCGCAGGGTGCGGCCGTTCAGGCCCGCGTCCGGCTCGGTCCGGTAGAGCCAGTCGGTGCGCGGGTTGCCGATGCAATAGAGATAGCCCACCGGAATGTGAATCCAGTGGTAGTCGTCCTTGCCGCCGGCCTCGATCAGCAGCACGCTTTTGCTCGGGTCGGCGCTCAGCCGGTTGGCGAGCAGGCTGCCTGCGGTGCCGGCGCCGATGACGATGAAATCGAAGGTGGTGTCGCGCATGGTGGTCAACATCATCGCATGCCATCAAGGCTTGTCGCGCAATGCTCGAGGAGCCTTTGGGTCGAGCCCCCTCGCCACCATCGCCCTCCCGACCTCCCCCATCGCGCGGGGGAGGTGAGAACACGCCCTCCCCACGAGTGGGGAGGGCTGGGGTGGGGGACTGGGGGAGGTACTGTTCGGCGCTTGCTTTACTTCGCCGTCGGCATGGCGAACTCGGCGCCCTTGGGCGTGCTCTCCGGCCAGCGCTGCATGATGCTTTTTTGCTTGGTGTAGAAGCGCACGCCTTCTTCGCCGTAGGCGTGCATGTCGCCGAACAGGCTGGCCTTCCAGCCGCCGAAGCCATGCCAGGCCATGGGCACCGGAATGGGCACGTTGATGCCCACCATGCCCACCTGGACGCGGCGGGCGAATTCGCGCGCCACATGGCCGTCGCGGGTGAAGCAGGCCACGCCGTTGCCGAAGGCGTGGGCGTTCACCAGATCGAGCGCGGCGGTGAAGTCGGGCACGCGCACGCAGCTCAGCACCGGGCCGAAAATTTCGTCCTGGTAGATGCGCATGTCGGGGGTGACCTGGTCGAACAGGGTGCCGCCGAGCCAGAAGCCCTGAGATTCTGGGCCCCCGTTCGCTGGCTTGTGCCCAGCAATGGTGAAGTTGCGGCCATCGACCAGCAGTTTCGCGCCCTGCTGCACGCCGGAGGCGATCATGCCGCTGATGCGCTCGCGCGCCGCGGCGGTGACGATGGGGCCCATCTCGGCGTCCAGTTCCATGCCGTTCTTCACCTTGAGCTGCTGCGTGCGCTCGATCAGCCTGGGCATGATCTTGTCGGCCACGCCGCGCACCAGCACGCCCACCGAAATGGCCATGCAGCGTTCGCCGGCCGAGCCAAAAGCGCTGCCGATGAGCGCATCGACCACCTGGTCGAGGTCGGCGTCGGGCATCACCACCATGTGGTTCTTCGCTCCGCCCAGTGCCTGCGCCCGCTTGCCGAAGCGCGCCGCCTCCTGCGCGATGCGATGCGCCACCGGCGTGGAGCCGACGAAACTGATGGCGCGCACGTCCGGGTGCTCCAGCAGCGCATCCACCGCCGCCTTGTCGCCCTGCACCACGTTGAACACGCCGTCGGGCAGGCCAGCCTGCTTGAACAGCTCGGCCATGAGCAGGCTGGGGGAGGGGTCGAGCGGGCTGGGCTTGAGCACGAAGGTGTTGCCCGCGGCGATGGCCACCGGGAACATCCAGCACGGCACCATGCAGGGGAAGTTGAACGGCGTGACCCCGGCGACCACGCCCAGCGGCTGGCGCATGGTCCAGTTGTCGATGCCGGTGGACACTTGCTCGGTGTAGTCGCCCTTGAGCAGTTGCGGAATGCCGCAGGCGAACTCGATGATTTCGATGCCGCGCGTGACCTCGCCCTGGGCGTCGGTGAACACCTTGCCATGCTCGGCGGTGATCATCGCCGCGAGGGTGTCGCGGTGCTGGTTCATCAGCTCCAGAAACTTGAACAGCACCCGCGCGCGGCGCAGCGGCGGGGTGTCGGCCCACTTCGGAAACGCCGCTTGCGCAGCGGCCACCGCGGTGCCGACATCGCTGGCATCGGCCAGGGCGACCTGGCGCGCCACCTGGCCGGTGGCCGGGTTGTAGATCGGCTGGCTGCGGCCGCTGGCGCCCGTCGTGGCGTGGCCCTGAATGAAATGGCCGACCGTGGCCGTGGCGGTAAAGGCTTCTGGGGCACCCATGCGAGTCTCCTGGACTGAATTTGCAATCAGCCAATCGTAGGCCTCGGCTCCGAGCCTGAACAGCCATATGGAGTGACAACATTGTTCAAATTCGTGAACAATGGGCCGATGACTGCATCCATGGGCCGATGACCTCTCCCATTCCTCCCCGCGACGACCTGCTGTGGCAGCAGGTGCATTGGCTTGGCGTCATTGCCAGCGCCGGCAGCCTGACGGCGGCGGCGCAGCGCCTGGGCGTGTCCAAGGCCGCCGTGAGCCAGCATCTCGCCCTGCTGGAGCGCCGGGTGGGGGTGCCGTTGGTGCGGCGCACCACCCGCGCCCTGCGCCTGACCGAAGCCGGCCAGGGCCTGGTGGACGACACCGTGCCAGCCTTCGCGCAGATCGCCCATGGCGTGGCCGCGGCGCACGAACTGGCGCAGGCGCCGCGCGGGCTGGTACGCGTGACCGCCCCGGTGGCGCTGGGGCGGCAGCATATCGCCCCGCATCTGCTGGACTTCCTGCGGCGCTATCCCGACATTCGCGTCGAGCTGGAACTGTCGGACCGGCTGGTCAACCTGCCGCAAGAGGGCTTCGATCTGGCGATCCGCCATGTCGCCGCGCCGCCCGACAGCACCGTGGCCTGGAAGCTGTGCGCCACGCGCTCGCTGCTGGTGGCCGCGAACGGCTATTTGCGCAGGCGCGGCACGCCGCAACATCCGGACGATCTGGCCGGGCATGATTGCCTCACCTATCTGCGACCGGGCGCGGCGGTGTGGATGTTCGAGCGCACGAACGAAGCCGGTGGCACATCACAAACCGAGGGGCAGCCCGAACGGCCGCCCGAGCGGGTGCGCGTCACGGTGCGTGGGTCGCTGCGCGCCAACACCACCGAGGTTCTGCGCGAGGCCCTGCTGGCCGGCCTGGGCATCGCCCTGGTTCCCGACTTCAGCGTGGCCAAGCCGCGCAACATGCAGCGGCTCCAACAGGTCCTGCCTGACTGGAAGCCGGTGGGGTTTTTCGGCGACAGCATCTACGCCATCCGCCCCTGGAGCCCAAGCGCGCCCCGCGCGGTGCAACTGGTGGTGGAGCATCTGCGCACTGCGCTAGCTGGCGGTTTCGCGCGGTTGGGGCTTGAATGACGCCATCCATCCATCTCAACCCATCCTTCAACAGGAGAGCCATTCATGGACAAGTGGGCATTGGTCACGGGCGCTTCGGGCGGCATCGGCCTGGAGATCGCACGCGAGTTGGCCGCGACGGGTTATGCGCTCGTGCTGAGCGCGCGCAGCGATGACAAGCTGCAGACCTTGGCCGAGGAGTTGCGAGCGCAGCATGGCACACGCTGCCTGTGCATGGCGCTGGACCTTGGGGCAGCAGACGGGCCGGAGACGCTGACGCGGCGCGTCGCCGAGGCGGGCGTGGAGCCCACGGTGCTGGTGAACAACGCCGGCTTCGGGGTCTACGGCCGTTTCGCCGAGGCGGACGTCGCGCAGACCCAGGGCATGATCGACCTCAACATCAGCGCGCTCACGCGGCTGACGGCGCTGCTGCTGCCTGCGATGCTGCGGCAAGGCCGTGGCCGCATCCTCAACGTGGCGAGTACTGCGGCCTTCCAACCCGGCCCGGGCATGGCGGTGTATTTCGCCAGCAAGGCCTATGTGCTGTCGCTCAGCGAGGCGCTGGACGCGGAGTTGCGCTGGCGCGGCATCAGCGTCACCGCGCTGTGCCCGGGGGCGACCGAAACCGGTTTCGGCGCGCGCGCCCAGGGCGAGCAGCGTTCAGCTCTGTTTCACGGGCGCATGGCGACGGCGCGCGATGTGGCACGTTACGGCGTGTTGGCGATGGAGCGCGGCCAGCGTGTGGCGGTGTATGGCCTGCTCAACCGCATGCTGGCGGCCAGCGTGCGCTTCACCCCGCGCCCGGTGGTGACGGCGCTGGCGGGTTGGATGATGCGCGAGGTTTGAGGGCGCCCGGCGTTGCCGTCACGGCGGCGCCGGCGCGGCTTCAACTGCGCTGCGGGCTGGCGCCGCAGCCGCCAGCGGTGGTCAAGGATGAGGCCGCCGAGCCCTGGGCCCGCGCGGCATCGCCGCACACCGGGCATTGCGGGTTGCGGGCGATGCGGATGGTGTGGATGTCCATGTCGAGCGCGTCGATCAGCAGCAGGCGGCCCGCCAGGCTGCGGCCGGCGCCGGCCATGAGCTTGAGCGCCTCGGCGGCTTGCAGGCTGCCGACGATGCCCACCAGCGGCGCGAACACGCCCATCACGGCGCAGCGCACTTCCTCCACCGGCACATCCGGCGGGAACAGACAGGCGTAGCAGGGCGCGCGCTCACCGTCAGCGCGCGCACGCGGGTCGAACACGCTCACCTGGCCGTCGAAACGGATGGCCGCACCGCTCACCAGCGGCATGTCGTGACGCACGCAGGCCGCGTTGAGCGCATGGCGGGTGGCGAAGTTGTCGCTGCAGTCGATGGCCACCGTGGCCTGCGCGACCAGCGCGCCCAGCAGCGCGGCGTCGGCACGGTGCGGCACCATGTCCACCTGTGCCCGAGGGTTGATCTGGAGCATGGCCTCACGCGCCGACTCGACCTTCAACTGACCCACGCGCGCCTCGGTGTGCGCAATCTGGCGTTGCAGATTGGTGAGGTCGACGACATCGTCGTCCACCAAAGTGATGCGGCCCACCCCGGCGCTGGCCAGATAGAGCGCCACCGGCGAACCCAGCCCGCCCGCGCCCAGCACCAGAGCATGGCTCGCCGCGATGCGCTCCTGACCTTCGACGCCGATGTCGTCGAGCAGGATGTGGCGGGAGTAGCGCAGCAATTCGGCATCGTTCATGGCATCAAATATAAGCGGCGTGCCCGCTGCGCACACCATCGGCTTGCGTGCAGATCCATGGGCGCCGGCAAGGCAGCGTTACGCATGGATACATGGACTCGCTTGCCCATCCGACAAATATCAATAAGAATGATTCGTATTTGGAGAAATGATGCGAATCAAGCGTTGGATCATGGCCACGACAGGTTTCGCCGGCATGCTGTTTGGAACGCAGGCGCAAGCTCAACCATGGCCAGTGCAGCCCTGCGATGTGGACGACTACATCACCAAGGCCATCGGCATCGAGGAGCCCTGGCTGGAAAACGCAGCCTATTGGTTCGCCCAGGCCGACAACAACGGCTCGCCGCGTTCGCTGACACTCTCGCCCGAGTTCGAGGGCAAGTTCAGCGAGCGTCTCGGCATGGAACTGGGCCTTCCCGC is part of the Thiomonas sp. X19 genome and encodes:
- a CDS encoding GMC family oxidoreductase produces the protein MRDTTFDFIVIGAGTAGSLLANRLSADPSKSVLLIEAGGKDDYHWIHIPVGYLYCIGNPRTDWLYRTEPDAGLNGRTLRYPRGKVLGGCSSINGMIYMRGQARDYDAWAQQLGDESWNWNACLPDFIAHENHWRGDDPAEADPDFARWHGHGGEWRVEQQRLRWDVLDAFARAAQQAGIPATDDFNRGTNEGVSYFEVNQKAGWRWNAAKAFLRPTCYGRPNFELWTSAQVSRLRIDTQPDGSLRCSGVEVWTGQEMVTAHAKGEVILSAGAIGSPQILQLSGIGPAALLRQHGIAPVADLPGVGANLQDHLQIRAVFKVQGTRTLNTRAASAWGKAAIALEYALKRSGPMSMAPSQLGVFTRSSAQYTHPNIQYHVQPLSLDAFGEPLHGFDAFTASVCNLNPGSRGTVRITSPRFEDAPAIAPNYLSTEADRQVAADSLRLTRRIVAQPALAQYQPEEFKPGVQFRTDEELARLAGDIATTIFHPAGTTAMGRLDDPQAVVDTRLRLRDGRGSTIEGLRVVDAGVMPVIPSGNINSPTLMIAEKAARWIRVASSGT
- a CDS encoding type II toxin-antitoxin system VapC family toxin, whose protein sequence is MRLLLDTHIFLWAVAGSPLLKAPARRLIESADEVYVSAASIWEVAIKARLGKIETDPHALAAAIEASGFLELPVRATHAAGVAQLALHHNDPFDRLLMAQARVEPLRLVTVDAMLAKHSDVVVLV
- a CDS encoding SDR family oxidoreductase codes for the protein MDKWALVTGASGGIGLEIARELAATGYALVLSARSDDKLQTLAEELRAQHGTRCLCMALDLGAADGPETLTRRVAEAGVEPTVLVNNAGFGVYGRFAEADVAQTQGMIDLNISALTRLTALLLPAMLRQGRGRILNVASTAAFQPGPGMAVYFASKAYVLSLSEALDAELRWRGISVTALCPGATETGFGARAQGEQRSALFHGRMATARDVARYGVLAMERGQRVAVYGLLNRMLAASVRFTPRPVVTALAGWMMREV
- a CDS encoding type II toxin-antitoxin system Phd/YefM family antitoxin, whose translation is MNIYDAKTRLSQLVDKAASGEDVVVCRNGKPLVRITRLQEPKRRIKFGLLKGKLTVPTDFDAPLPDDVLAGFEGR
- a CDS encoding molybdopterin-synthase adenylyltransferase MoeB; amino-acid sequence: MNDAELLRYSRHILLDDIGVEGQERIAASHALVLGAGGLGSPVALYLASAGVGRITLVDDDVVDLTNLQRQIAHTEARVGQLKVESAREAMLQINPRAQVDMVPHRADAALLGALVAQATVAIDCSDNFATRHALNAACVRHDMPLVSGAAIRFDGQVSVFDPRARADGERAPCYACLFPPDVPVEEVRCAVMGVFAPLVGIVGSLQAAEALKLMAGAGRSLAGRLLLIDALDMDIHTIRIARNPQCPVCGDAARAQGSAASSLTTAGGCGASPQRS
- a CDS encoding LysR family transcriptional regulator, with protein sequence MTSPIPPRDDLLWQQVHWLGVIASAGSLTAAAQRLGVSKAAVSQHLALLERRVGVPLVRRTTRALRLTEAGQGLVDDTVPAFAQIAHGVAAAHELAQAPRGLVRVTAPVALGRQHIAPHLLDFLRRYPDIRVELELSDRLVNLPQEGFDLAIRHVAAPPDSTVAWKLCATRSLLVAANGYLRRRGTPQHPDDLAGHDCLTYLRPGAAVWMFERTNEAGGTSQTEGQPERPPERVRVTVRGSLRANTTEVLREALLAGLGIALVPDFSVAKPRNMQRLQQVLPDWKPVGFFGDSIYAIRPWSPSAPRAVQLVVEHLRTALAGGFARLGLE
- a CDS encoding CoA-acylating methylmalonate-semialdehyde dehydrogenase is translated as MGAPEAFTATATVGHFIQGHATTGASGRSQPIYNPATGQVARQVALADASDVGTAVAAAQAAFPKWADTPPLRRARVLFKFLELMNQHRDTLAAMITAEHGKVFTDAQGEVTRGIEIIEFACGIPQLLKGDYTEQVSTGIDNWTMRQPLGVVAGVTPFNFPCMVPCWMFPVAIAAGNTFVLKPSPLDPSPSLLMAELFKQAGLPDGVFNVVQGDKAAVDALLEHPDVRAISFVGSTPVAHRIAQEAARFGKRAQALGGAKNHMVVMPDADLDQVVDALIGSAFGSAGERCMAISVGVLVRGVADKIMPRLIERTQQLKVKNGMELDAEMGPIVTAAARERISGMIASGVQQGAKLLVDGRNFTIAGHKPANGGPESQGFWLGGTLFDQVTPDMRIYQDEIFGPVLSCVRVPDFTAALDLVNAHAFGNGVACFTRDGHVAREFARRVQVGMVGINVPIPVPMAWHGFGGWKASLFGDMHAYGEEGVRFYTKQKSIMQRWPESTPKGAEFAMPTAK